From Rhodococcus sp. B7740, one genomic window encodes:
- a CDS encoding TetR/AcrR family transcriptional regulator: MRSAHSKDDESRVRRRDEIATAAIEVLATQGLRGLTHRAVDAAAGLGPGSVNYHAPTRSRLLHLALGQLFVRDFEVAGATFGTLVDVKPLTVDVVISHIIDFIDAMTSADAVKRVIARHIMLGEAQHDDEIRELFDSQRAAFVTYTQWIVASLDSEDPPSDAETLVVMIEGLVQRQVLIGSRLSPTFIEQMLRKIIVASPLVEG; this comes from the coding sequence ATGAGGTCGGCACACTCCAAGGACGACGAGTCGAGAGTGCGTCGGCGCGACGAGATCGCCACTGCCGCCATCGAGGTGCTCGCCACGCAGGGGCTGCGCGGATTGACCCACCGGGCGGTGGACGCCGCAGCGGGACTCGGCCCCGGATCGGTGAACTACCACGCGCCCACCCGGAGTCGGCTGCTTCACCTGGCTCTCGGTCAACTGTTCGTCCGCGACTTCGAGGTTGCCGGAGCGACGTTCGGCACTCTGGTGGACGTCAAACCGCTCACCGTCGACGTCGTGATATCCCACATCATCGACTTCATCGACGCCATGACATCGGCAGACGCGGTCAAACGGGTGATCGCGCGCCACATCATGCTCGGCGAGGCGCAGCACGACGACGAAATCCGCGAGTTGTTCGACAGTCAACGTGCAGCATTCGTCACCTACACCCAGTGGATCGTCGCCTCGCTGGACTCCGAGGATCCGCCCTCCGATGCCGAAACTCTCGTGGTGATGATCGAAGGTCTCGTTCAGCGGCAAGTGCTGATCGGATCGCGACTTTCCCCCACCTTCATCGAGCAGATGTTGCGCAAGATCATCGTGGCCTCGCCGTTGGTCGAGGGCTGA
- a CDS encoding DUF2945 domain-containing protein, producing the protein MSKDELHKGDKVEWQTHGTKTEGEVVEKITSDTEAAGRTVKASKDDPQYRVESDKSGKDAVHKPDALDKKD; encoded by the coding sequence ATGTCGAAGGACGAATTGCACAAGGGCGACAAGGTCGAATGGCAGACCCACGGAACGAAGACCGAGGGCGAAGTGGTGGAGAAGATCACCTCCGATACCGAAGCCGCAGGCCGGACCGTGAAGGCATCGAAGGACGACCCGCAGTACCGGGTCGAGAGCGACAAGTCGGGTAAGGACGCGGTGCACAAGCCGGACGCGCTCGACAAGAAGGACTGA
- a CDS encoding DAPG hydrolase family protein: MLSIGGNTGRGPTRRQIMIGAAAAATIAVVGPVAKAAAAPATGSGGQCTERYQGYREADRNLPYARYMAPRTTPAPAVVADAYAGPALAPESIPGFDAITTDLASTGYSTIETGYGRRADGVTFVAVRTVMPRVTAAMWDWWFGWHSTEAARYKLWHPDAHLYADFAEDRTSLDIPDKAKYIGNTTFVDEYVGPKLQQLGIAFRDPIAHGFDVPADQTIVFGRVGSSIAPVDLGWLAHQVRPVDGGAEMRSRFFLNLRGLHVPDVKQAACAVGRGASVDPTDLVLGLDLARDLLLHCGQEMNHLAGFLPELYAEFGS, translated from the coding sequence ATGTTGAGCATCGGGGGGAACACGGGCCGGGGGCCCACCAGACGCCAGATCATGATCGGAGCGGCTGCCGCGGCCACCATCGCCGTCGTCGGCCCGGTCGCCAAGGCGGCAGCTGCCCCGGCGACCGGCTCGGGCGGCCAGTGCACCGAGCGCTACCAGGGCTACCGCGAGGCCGATCGAAACCTGCCGTATGCCCGATACATGGCACCGAGGACGACGCCCGCACCGGCGGTCGTCGCGGACGCCTACGCGGGACCTGCCCTCGCGCCCGAGTCGATCCCCGGATTCGATGCGATCACAACCGATCTCGCGTCCACCGGCTACTCCACGATCGAGACCGGATACGGTCGCCGCGCCGACGGGGTGACGTTCGTAGCGGTCCGTACGGTGATGCCGCGCGTGACGGCAGCGATGTGGGACTGGTGGTTCGGCTGGCATTCCACCGAGGCCGCGCGATACAAGCTGTGGCATCCCGATGCCCACCTCTACGCAGACTTCGCCGAGGATCGAACGTCACTCGACATTCCCGACAAGGCCAAGTACATCGGCAACACGACGTTCGTGGACGAATACGTCGGTCCGAAGCTGCAGCAGTTGGGCATTGCCTTTCGCGATCCGATCGCGCACGGATTCGACGTTCCCGCAGATCAGACGATCGTCTTCGGCCGAGTGGGCAGTTCCATCGCACCGGTGGATCTGGGCTGGCTGGCCCACCAGGTGCGCCCTGTCGACGGTGGTGCCGAGATGCGTAGCCGCTTCTTCCTGAACCTACGAGGGCTCCACGTACCGGACGTCAAGCAGGCCGCGTGCGCCGTCGGCCGTGGGGCGTCGGTGGACCCGACGGACCTCGTTCTGGGCCTCGATCTCGCCCGAGACCTCCTGCTGCACTGCGGACAGGAGATGAACCATCTCGCGGGCTTCCTACCGGAGTTGTACGCCGAGTTCGGGAGCTAG
- a CDS encoding YoaK family protein — MTSPVAISRDTAVGPEARLSWILSGLAGMVGAVAFLHSAGYFVTFMTGNTERAVVGHFGHPEGKEVTPGASPIAALALMGSFLAGVVISSICRRRYWSNHPHGATVLTTIALAGAGAIDIAISGWSSANVNFYPILLVAFALGALNTAFTKKEETYIPLSYVTGTLVKLGQGIERHLFGGGTRYDWLCYTALLGSFALGGAIGAFIGVVITGPQVLLLTALLSFGATIFTFTHTERRTLLG, encoded by the coding sequence ATGACTTCTCCGGTGGCAATCAGCCGCGACACAGCAGTCGGTCCCGAAGCTCGTCTGTCCTGGATATTGTCCGGACTGGCCGGGATGGTGGGCGCAGTGGCGTTCTTGCATTCCGCCGGCTACTTCGTGACCTTCATGACCGGCAACACCGAACGTGCTGTCGTCGGGCACTTCGGGCACCCCGAGGGCAAGGAGGTCACCCCGGGCGCCTCACCGATAGCGGCTCTCGCGCTCATGGGCTCTTTTCTGGCCGGGGTGGTGATCTCGTCGATCTGCCGCCGTCGGTACTGGTCGAACCATCCCCACGGAGCAACGGTGCTGACCACGATCGCGCTCGCCGGAGCGGGAGCCATAGACATCGCCATCTCGGGATGGTCGTCGGCGAACGTGAACTTCTACCCGATTCTGTTGGTGGCCTTCGCACTCGGCGCACTCAACACCGCGTTCACGAAGAAGGAAGAGACCTACATTCCGCTGAGCTACGTCACCGGAACGCTGGTGAAGCTGGGCCAGGGTATCGAACGGCACCTGTTCGGCGGGGGAACGCGCTACGACTGGCTGTGCTACACAGCCCTTCTCGGATCGTTCGCGTTGGGCGGAGCGATCGGAGCCTTCATCGGCGTCGTCATCACCGGACCCCAGGTGCTGCTTCTGACCGCACTGCTCAGCTTCGGCGCAACGATCTTCACCTTCACCCACACCGAGCGTCGCACGCTGCTGGGATGA
- a CDS encoding pirin family protein, with product MPAVTVDNILALPRIPMPDATAVPRPVRSVTTAPTGYEGEGFPVRRAFAGLDMSSLDPFIHMDQMGEVNYAPGEPKGTPWHPHRGFETVTYMIDGIMEHKDSHGGGGIISGGDTQWMTAGGGILHIEAPPEHLVMSGGLFHGVQLWVNLPRANKMAHPRYQDITGSKVALASSPDGGALVRVIAGEIAGLQGPGSTYTPIALSHSTIAPGAALTLPWNREFNALVYVLAGEGTVGAEKRPIRMGQTALFGRGDTIEMSASAEGESLEVFVLGGRPIREPVAMAGPFVMNTKSEVLQAFEDYQAGRLGVPVE from the coding sequence ATGCCCGCAGTGACGGTCGACAACATCCTCGCGTTGCCCCGCATCCCCATGCCCGACGCCACCGCCGTCCCCCGGCCGGTCCGGTCGGTCACGACGGCACCGACGGGATACGAGGGGGAGGGCTTTCCCGTTCGCAGAGCATTCGCCGGACTGGACATGTCGTCCCTCGACCCGTTCATTCACATGGATCAGATGGGCGAGGTGAATTACGCGCCCGGTGAGCCGAAGGGGACGCCGTGGCATCCGCACCGCGGGTTCGAGACGGTGACCTACATGATCGACGGGATCATGGAGCACAAGGACTCCCACGGCGGCGGCGGAATCATCAGCGGTGGCGACACCCAGTGGATGACGGCGGGCGGTGGCATTCTGCACATCGAGGCTCCGCCCGAGCATCTGGTGATGTCGGGCGGGCTGTTCCACGGTGTGCAGCTCTGGGTCAATCTGCCGCGCGCGAACAAGATGGCGCATCCGCGTTACCAGGACATCACCGGGAGCAAGGTAGCGCTGGCGTCGAGTCCGGACGGCGGTGCGCTGGTGCGTGTCATCGCCGGCGAGATCGCCGGTCTGCAGGGGCCGGGTTCGACGTACACCCCGATTGCGCTCTCGCACAGCACGATCGCGCCGGGAGCGGCGCTGACGCTGCCGTGGAATCGAGAATTCAACGCACTCGTCTATGTTCTCGCGGGAGAGGGCACGGTGGGCGCGGAGAAGCGTCCGATCAGGATGGGGCAGACGGCACTGTTCGGCCGCGGCGACACCATCGAGATGTCCGCATCCGCGGAGGGGGAGTCGCTCGAGGTGTTCGTTCTGGGTGGCCGGCCGATTCGGGAACCCGTCGCGATGGCAGGCCCGTTCGTGATGAACACCAAGTCCGAAGTGCTGCAGGCGTTCGAGGACTACCAGGCCGGTCGGCTCGGAGTCCCCGTCGAATAA
- a CDS encoding alpha/beta hydrolase, which translates to MLRVGQKRKKRTRSAAVVAAAAVASMLMTGASVQALPGNTGSADAAAGAVGIHQVSATRAVLNVFSPSMNRVVSNEVLHSPDDGPAPTLVLLNGALGNEDGVGWLNNSGVEKFFLDKKVTVVAPIGGRFSFYTDWQTTDPVLGSNKWQTYLTRELPAAVDAAYGSTGRRGVAGLSMSGGPALDLAIQVPDVFDAAASFSGCPAPSTPLATAGISAMIAGGLNNPFNMWGLPGSQGWRDHDPSLNVERLRGTAVYVSSSRGLPGPVDRIPEGAIPPFGGMAVEAMVNHCTSIFVDALRRADVPATVSMREEGAHTWPLFEDQLREAWFTTLAPALGTR; encoded by the coding sequence ATGTTGCGTGTGGGGCAGAAGAGGAAGAAGCGGACTCGATCCGCTGCGGTCGTGGCGGCCGCGGCGGTAGCGTCGATGCTGATGACCGGAGCGTCGGTGCAGGCGCTGCCGGGGAACACGGGGTCGGCCGACGCGGCTGCGGGCGCCGTCGGCATCCATCAGGTGTCGGCGACCCGAGCGGTACTGAACGTGTTCTCCCCGTCCATGAATCGCGTCGTATCCAACGAGGTGCTGCATTCCCCCGACGACGGACCAGCACCCACTCTCGTGCTGCTCAACGGCGCGCTCGGCAACGAGGACGGCGTGGGCTGGCTCAACAATTCCGGCGTCGAGAAGTTCTTCCTGGACAAGAAGGTCACCGTGGTGGCACCGATCGGTGGCCGGTTCAGCTTCTACACCGACTGGCAGACAACGGATCCGGTGCTCGGCAGCAACAAGTGGCAGACCTACCTCACCCGCGAACTGCCTGCCGCCGTCGACGCAGCCTACGGATCGACCGGCAGGCGCGGCGTGGCAGGGCTGTCGATGAGTGGTGGTCCGGCACTCGACCTCGCGATCCAGGTCCCGGACGTGTTCGACGCGGCCGCGTCCTTCAGTGGATGTCCGGCACCGTCCACTCCGCTTGCCACGGCGGGTATATCGGCGATGATCGCCGGCGGACTCAACAATCCCTTCAATATGTGGGGGCTACCGGGAAGCCAGGGATGGCGCGATCACGACCCATCGCTCAACGTCGAGCGGCTGCGCGGAACCGCGGTGTACGTCAGTTCGTCCCGCGGACTCCCGGGGCCCGTCGATCGCATCCCCGAAGGCGCGATCCCGCCCTTCGGAGGGATGGCGGTCGAAGCGATGGTCAACCACTGCACGTCGATCTTCGTCGACGCTCTGCGCCGAGCGGACGTGCCGGCGACGGTGTCCATGCGCGAGGAGGGCGCGCACACCTGGCCGCTGTTCGAGGATCAGCTACGCGAGGCGTGGTTCACCACGCTGGCACCTGCTCTGGGAACCAGGTGA
- a CDS encoding ATP-grasp domain-containing protein, with the protein MAQPDRLEKDPNKGFVALLGWSLAAVEALDKFDRRYVVVAPEWAEAYCTEHDIPYLPWNFERLNDRSLEIAETLQAKGVDVAIPLYEETVEWAGAINSVLLGNPRLFGQAMLLRDKSLMKRRAQLGGIRVGIFEEAHDREDVIRFLKRVNQTLLKLDGDPNDPIHVKAFDKAGCLGHRVIRTPDEVDSIPDEEFPALMESHLDGWEFAVEAWIHNGKIKFLNISEYVRLGYSVFVPATPELEKYREQITVQIEKLIKTFDIEFGFIHPEYFVTSDGEMYFGEVAYRPPGFKVFELLERAYGFNAYQGLALAFDPKTTEEEIDAFFPREVVDATGHAGCFGVYPRRRVVSDLVIPDVTADDDYYETNDLSAPVEETVTKRTAFGTHWGLLYFFGEDPYRMRDLLRQQEELDFYV; encoded by the coding sequence ATGGCTCAGCCAGACAGGCTGGAGAAAGACCCGAACAAAGGTTTCGTGGCCCTGCTGGGCTGGAGTTTGGCCGCAGTGGAAGCACTGGACAAGTTCGATCGGCGCTACGTGGTCGTCGCCCCGGAGTGGGCCGAGGCGTACTGCACCGAGCACGACATTCCGTACCTCCCGTGGAACTTCGAGCGACTCAACGATCGCTCGCTGGAAATCGCCGAGACCCTGCAGGCCAAGGGCGTCGACGTCGCGATTCCGTTGTACGAGGAGACAGTGGAGTGGGCCGGTGCCATCAACTCGGTGTTGCTCGGCAACCCACGCCTGTTCGGTCAGGCAATGCTGTTGCGCGACAAGTCCTTGATGAAGCGCCGTGCTCAGCTCGGCGGCATTCGAGTGGGCATCTTCGAGGAAGCCCACGACCGTGAGGACGTCATTCGATTCCTCAAGCGTGTCAACCAGACGCTGCTCAAGCTCGACGGCGATCCCAACGACCCGATTCATGTCAAGGCCTTCGACAAGGCCGGTTGCCTCGGCCACCGCGTCATTCGCACCCCTGACGAGGTCGACTCCATTCCCGACGAGGAATTTCCGGCGCTGATGGAATCGCACCTCGACGGCTGGGAATTCGCGGTCGAAGCATGGATTCACAACGGCAAGATCAAGTTCCTCAACATCTCCGAGTACGTCAGGCTCGGTTACTCGGTGTTCGTCCCGGCCACACCGGAACTGGAGAAGTACCGCGAGCAGATCACGGTGCAGATCGAGAAGCTGATCAAGACCTTCGACATCGAATTCGGTTTCATTCACCCCGAGTACTTCGTCACCAGCGACGGCGAGATGTACTTCGGTGAAGTTGCTTACCGGCCACCGGGTTTCAAAGTCTTCGAGCTGCTCGAGCGCGCCTACGGCTTCAACGCGTACCAGGGCCTGGCATTGGCGTTCGACCCGAAGACCACCGAGGAGGAGATCGACGCCTTCTTCCCGAGAGAGGTGGTCGACGCCACCGGTCACGCCGGATGCTTCGGCGTCTACCCGCGGCGACGCGTCGTCAGCGATCTCGTCATCCCCGATGTCACCGCAGACGACGACTACTACGAGACCAACGACCTGTCCGCTCCGGTCGAGGAAACCGTCACCAAGAGAACAGCATTCGGTACTCACTGGGGCCTGCTGTACTTCTTCGGCGAGGACCCGTACCGAATGCGTGATCTGCTGAGGCAACAGGAAGAACTGGACTTCTACGTGTGA
- a CDS encoding GNAT family N-acetyltransferase, whose amino-acid sequence MTVDKTGAEVEISQQADRFTVSVEGSQVGFTEFADDEQGRRIFFHTEVDAAYGGRGLATILVQQALDATRSDARRIVPICELVAAFVGKHREYDDIVEPVTDEIRQWLADRQG is encoded by the coding sequence ATGACGGTCGACAAAACCGGTGCCGAGGTCGAGATCTCCCAGCAGGCGGACCGTTTCACCGTCTCGGTGGAGGGTTCGCAGGTCGGCTTCACCGAGTTCGCCGACGACGAGCAGGGCAGGCGCATCTTCTTCCACACCGAGGTCGACGCAGCCTACGGCGGACGTGGTCTGGCAACGATTCTCGTGCAGCAGGCGCTCGACGCCACCCGTTCCGACGCCAGGCGAATCGTTCCGATCTGCGAACTGGTGGCCGCCTTCGTGGGTAAGCATCGGGAGTACGACGACATCGTCGAACCGGTCACCGACGAGATCCGGCAGTGGCTGGCCGACCGGCAGGGCTGA